From a region of the Xanthomonas rydalmerensis genome:
- a CDS encoding S8 family serine peptidase, with amino-acid sequence MARSLLAAAVAVALTSCGGGGGGGGNLVHGSPPPTSPPPPPPPPPPPPPPTSPPPTSPPPPQPAFDAHLTLTNTLAAHSAGYDGSGYRIGVVDTGVNRNHPALAGRVVSNLIYVDPSQNNTKVDDVDGHGTTVAQLAAGKSVGQWPGGIAPGAQIVSARIIADTPPKDDGSGSGNQVSGGLGLTQVHQDLINAGVKVMNNSWGGIYWTDLNSTNAIAAEYRPFVIGNGGLVVFAAGNESKSTPSDIASLPSKSGPNGTLPAADLERGWLVVAATDSSTGTQLASYSNACGAAMRYCLVAPGTEVFVDPKATSASNPDYYYGSGTSFAAPLVSGAAALVWQAFPYFTNDLVRQTLLGTATDLGTPGVDATFGYGLLNVGKAVQGPGRFDWGDVTVGFTGSSTWANDIAGSGGLIKQGSGTLTLSGTQNTYSGDTQVQGGTLSAASLGSSNVAISNGATFVGTGALGGSVANAGTFQVGAATLSLSGNYVQSSNGRLALLVGDKLSVGGSAVLQGGSLYVLGKRDYVVNNTAYRVLEANGGLTGTFASVTTPSNVFLTSFLSYDATSASITVQSLSVTAAAASFGNITAATLASATRVDAAFAQLNTQLSHDPATVDGALLKAAGAVQQSPSVAAASATLRSLSGEAHAAATAMTFDTMDLQRRALSSRFDTLVERPRAVGAWSQRLGETGQGSFAGSEFQLDGWLMGQDLRLNDHLVAGVAFGESRASDAGSLDRSRNRQVQGQAYLGAMAGNAYALAQLGSGQYQRQLDRSLLLGDTVADASSRYAGRFLSSSVEVGYRFGRGPAWLTPYAGADYSRIDSDGFREQGGDGFGLMAGAASSSRSQALAGLRGGFGGRGWSLQGYAEWQQTLATQGLERQASFVGVNAWAPLVDLQPARSGGLFGASLQTRWNGALLGLGYDQRFGPRGDDRAVSLNYRLGF; translated from the coding sequence ATGGCACGGTCGCTGCTGGCGGCCGCGGTAGCGGTTGCGCTGACCTCGTGCGGTGGCGGCGGTGGCGGTGGCGGCAATCTGGTCCATGGCAGTCCGCCGCCGACCTCGCCGCCTCCGCCCCCACCGCCGCCGCCGCCCCCTCCGCCGCCGACGTCACCGCCTCCGACCTCGCCACCGCCGCCGCAGCCGGCGTTCGACGCGCATCTGACCCTGACCAATACGCTGGCCGCGCACAGCGCCGGCTACGACGGCAGCGGCTACCGCATCGGCGTGGTCGACACCGGCGTCAACCGCAACCATCCGGCGCTGGCCGGGCGGGTGGTGTCGAACCTGATCTACGTCGATCCGAGCCAGAACAACACCAAGGTCGACGACGTCGACGGCCACGGCACCACCGTGGCGCAACTGGCGGCGGGCAAGTCGGTCGGGCAGTGGCCGGGCGGCATCGCGCCGGGCGCGCAGATCGTGTCCGCACGCATCATTGCCGATACCCCGCCCAAGGACGACGGCAGCGGCAGCGGCAACCAGGTCAGTGGCGGGCTGGGCCTGACCCAGGTCCACCAGGACCTGATCAATGCCGGCGTCAAGGTGATGAACAACTCCTGGGGCGGCATCTACTGGACCGACCTGAACTCGACCAACGCCATCGCCGCCGAGTACCGCCCGTTCGTGATCGGCAACGGTGGCCTGGTGGTGTTCGCCGCCGGCAACGAATCCAAGTCCACGCCCTCGGACATCGCTTCGCTGCCCAGCAAGTCCGGCCCCAACGGCACCCTGCCGGCGGCGGACCTGGAGCGTGGCTGGCTGGTGGTGGCGGCGACGGATTCGAGCACCGGCACGCAACTGGCCTCGTATTCCAACGCCTGCGGCGCGGCGATGCGCTACTGCCTGGTCGCGCCCGGCACCGAGGTGTTCGTCGATCCCAAGGCCACCTCCGCCAGCAACCCCGACTACTACTACGGCAGCGGCACCTCGTTCGCGGCGCCGCTGGTGTCCGGTGCGGCGGCGCTGGTCTGGCAGGCCTTCCCGTATTTCACCAACGACCTGGTCCGGCAGACCCTGCTCGGCACCGCCACCGACCTGGGCACGCCGGGCGTGGACGCGACCTTCGGCTACGGCCTGCTCAACGTCGGCAAGGCGGTGCAGGGACCTGGCCGCTTCGACTGGGGCGACGTGACCGTGGGGTTCACCGGCAGTTCGACCTGGGCCAACGACATCGCCGGCAGCGGTGGCCTGATCAAGCAGGGCAGCGGCACGCTGACCCTGAGCGGCACCCAGAATACTTACAGCGGCGACACCCAGGTGCAGGGCGGCACGCTCAGCGCGGCCAGCCTGGGCAGCTCGAACGTGGCGATCAGCAATGGCGCCACCTTCGTCGGCACCGGCGCGCTCGGCGGCAGCGTCGCCAATGCCGGCACCTTCCAGGTCGGCGCGGCCACCCTGAGCCTGAGCGGCAACTACGTGCAGAGCAGCAACGGCCGGCTGGCCCTGCTGGTCGGCGACAAGCTCTCGGTCGGCGGCAGCGCCGTCCTGCAGGGCGGTTCGCTGTACGTGCTGGGCAAGCGCGACTACGTGGTCAACAACACCGCGTACAGGGTGCTGGAGGCCAACGGCGGGCTCACCGGCACGTTCGCCTCGGTGACCACGCCGTCGAACGTGTTCCTGACCTCGTTCCTGTCCTACGACGCCACCAGCGCCTCGATCACCGTGCAGTCGCTGAGCGTCACCGCCGCCGCGGCCAGTTTCGGCAACATCACTGCGGCCACTCTGGCGTCGGCGACGCGCGTGGATGCGGCGTTCGCGCAGCTCAACACGCAGCTGAGCCACGACCCGGCCACGGTCGACGGCGCCCTGCTTAAGGCGGCCGGCGCAGTGCAGCAGTCGCCGAGCGTGGCGGCGGCGTCGGCGACGCTGCGCAGCCTGTCCGGCGAGGCGCACGCCGCGGCCACCGCGATGACCTTCGACACCATGGACCTGCAGCGGCGCGCGCTGTCCAGCCGCTTCGACACGTTGGTCGAACGACCGCGCGCGGTCGGCGCCTGGAGCCAGCGCCTGGGCGAGACCGGGCAGGGCAGCTTCGCCGGCAGCGAGTTCCAACTCGATGGCTGGCTGATGGGCCAGGACCTGCGCCTGAACGACCACCTCGTCGCCGGCGTCGCTTTCGGCGAGAGCCGCGCCAGCGATGCCGGCAGCCTGGACCGCAGCCGCAACCGCCAGGTGCAGGGCCAGGCCTATCTCGGTGCGATGGCCGGCAATGCCTACGCGCTGGCGCAACTGGGCAGCGGCCAGTATCAGCGCCAGCTCGACCGCAGCCTGCTGCTTGGCGACACCGTCGCCGACGCCTCCAGCCGCTATGCCGGGCGCTTCCTGTCCTCCAGCGTCGAGGTCGGCTATCGGTTCGGGCGCGGCCCGGCGTGGCTGACCCCGTATGCCGGCGCTGACTACAGCCGCATCGACAGCGATGGCTTCCGCGAACAGGGCGGCGATGGCTTCGGGCTGATGGCCGGCGCGGCCAGTTCCTCGCGCAGCCAGGCGCTGGCCGGCCTGCGGGGCGGATTCGGCGGGCGCGGCTGGTCGCTGCAGGGCTATGCCGAGTGGCAGCAGACGCTGGCCACGCAGGGCTTGGAGCGGCAGGCCAGCTTCGTCGGCGTGAACGCGTGGGCGCCGCTGGTGGACCTGCAGCCGGCGCGCTCGGGCGGGCTGTTCGGCGCCAGCCTGCAGACGCGCTGGAACGGCGCGCTGCTCGGCCTGGGCTACGACCAGCGCTTCGGGCCGCGCGGCGACGACCGCGCGGTGTCGCTGAACTATCGCCTGGGCTTCTGA
- a CDS encoding thiolase family protein: MTEIVIAAAKRTAIGAFLGQFNGVPTPTLGAAAIRAALEQSGIPAADVSEVIMGCVLPANLGQAPARQAARAAGVPDGTGATTINKVCGSGMKAVMLGHDLIKAGSASIVVAGGMESMSNAPHMLPNSRTGNRYGNFQAVDHMAWDGLTNPDDGQAMGVFGEATAEKFGFSRKDQDAFAIESVNRAQAAQRDGAFAAEIVPVTVATRKGEVQVDSDEQPGKSDVTKIPALKPAFKKDGTVTAASSSSISDGAAALVLLGADEAARRGVAPLARIVGHATFSQAPEWFTTAPVGAIRKLLDQVGWSLDQVDLFEINEAFAVVAMVPIKELGLDHAKINVQGGACALGHPIGASGARLLVTLLNALRSRGGRRGIATLCIGGGEATAVAIELI; the protein is encoded by the coding sequence ATGACCGAGATCGTCATCGCCGCGGCCAAGCGCACCGCCATCGGCGCGTTCCTGGGCCAGTTCAACGGCGTACCCACGCCGACGCTGGGCGCCGCGGCCATCCGCGCCGCGCTGGAGCAGTCCGGCATCCCCGCCGCGGATGTCTCCGAAGTCATCATGGGCTGCGTGCTGCCGGCCAATCTCGGCCAAGCTCCCGCCCGCCAGGCCGCGCGCGCGGCCGGCGTGCCCGACGGCACCGGCGCCACCACCATCAACAAGGTCTGCGGCTCGGGCATGAAGGCAGTGATGCTCGGCCACGACCTGATCAAGGCCGGGTCGGCCAGCATCGTCGTCGCCGGCGGTATGGAGTCGATGAGCAACGCGCCGCACATGCTGCCGAACTCGCGCACCGGCAACCGCTACGGCAACTTCCAGGCGGTCGACCACATGGCCTGGGACGGCCTGACCAATCCCGACGACGGCCAGGCGATGGGCGTGTTCGGCGAGGCCACCGCGGAGAAGTTCGGCTTCAGCCGCAAGGACCAGGACGCGTTCGCGATCGAATCGGTGAACCGCGCGCAGGCCGCGCAGCGCGATGGCGCCTTCGCTGCGGAAATCGTCCCCGTGACCGTCGCCACCCGCAAGGGCGAGGTGCAGGTCGACAGCGACGAGCAGCCGGGCAAGTCCGACGTGACCAAGATCCCGGCGCTGAAGCCGGCGTTCAAGAAGGACGGCACGGTCACCGCGGCCAGTTCCTCGAGCATCTCCGACGGCGCCGCCGCGCTGGTGCTGCTGGGTGCCGACGAGGCCGCGCGCCGCGGCGTCGCGCCGCTGGCGCGGATCGTCGGCCACGCGACCTTCTCGCAGGCGCCGGAATGGTTCACCACCGCACCGGTCGGCGCGATCCGCAAGCTGCTCGATCAGGTGGGCTGGAGCCTGGACCAGGTCGACCTGTTCGAGATCAACGAAGCCTTCGCCGTGGTGGCCATGGTGCCGATCAAGGAACTGGGCCTGGACCATGCCAAGATCAACGTCCAAGGCGGTGCCTGTGCGCTCGGCCATCCGATCGGCGCCTCCGGTGCGCGCCTGCTGGTGACATTGCTAAATGCGTTGCGCAGCCGTGGCGGCCGCCGCGGAATCGCGACCCTGTGCATCGGGGGTGGCGAAGCGACAGCGGTCGCCATCGAATTGATTTGA
- a CDS encoding Glu/Leu/Phe/Val dehydrogenase: MLFETLANTGHEQVVFCHNRDVGLQAIIAIHNTVLGPALGGVRMRPYANTESALQDALRLSRTMTYKNALAGLNIGGGKAVIIGDPKSDKSEALFRAFGRYVDSLGGRYITAEDVGTDVNDMEQIYLETEYVTGVHQVHGGSGDPAPFTAYGALQALMASLQRKFGHEEIGKTSIAVQGLGHIGMELVKLLKERGAKLYVTDLDPALVARAVAEYGAESVDPDDIYDVAADVLAPCAMESALDEAKLPRLKVKIVCGTANNQLANPAVGEELHRRGILYAPDYAVNAGGVMNVSLEIDGYNRERAMRLIRSMYHNLGKIFDLSERENIPPQQAADRIAEARMQAIGKLKLPLGRTAPRSMGHLRGE; the protein is encoded by the coding sequence ATGCTTTTCGAAACGCTAGCCAACACCGGCCACGAACAGGTCGTCTTCTGCCACAACCGCGACGTGGGACTGCAGGCGATCATCGCCATCCACAACACCGTGCTCGGCCCGGCGCTAGGCGGCGTGCGCATGCGCCCCTACGCCAACACCGAGTCCGCCCTGCAGGACGCGCTGCGGCTCAGCCGCACCATGACCTACAAGAACGCGCTGGCCGGGCTCAACATCGGCGGCGGCAAGGCGGTGATCATCGGCGATCCGAAGAGCGACAAGTCCGAAGCGCTGTTCCGCGCCTTCGGCCGCTACGTCGATTCGCTGGGCGGCCGCTACATCACCGCCGAGGACGTCGGCACCGACGTCAACGACATGGAGCAGATCTACCTGGAAACCGAGTACGTCACCGGCGTGCACCAGGTGCACGGCGGCTCCGGCGACCCGGCCCCGTTCACCGCCTACGGCGCGCTGCAGGCGCTGATGGCCTCGCTGCAACGCAAGTTCGGCCACGAGGAGATCGGCAAGACCAGCATCGCCGTGCAGGGCCTGGGCCACATCGGCATGGAGCTGGTGAAGCTGCTCAAGGAACGCGGCGCCAAGCTGTACGTGACCGACCTGGACCCCGCGCTGGTCGCGCGCGCTGTGGCCGAATACGGCGCAGAATCGGTCGACCCGGACGACATCTACGACGTCGCCGCCGACGTGCTGGCGCCGTGCGCCATGGAGAGCGCGCTCGACGAGGCCAAGCTGCCGCGGCTCAAGGTCAAGATCGTCTGCGGCACCGCCAACAACCAGTTGGCCAATCCCGCCGTCGGCGAGGAATTGCACCGCCGCGGCATCCTCTACGCGCCCGACTACGCGGTCAACGCCGGCGGGGTGATGAACGTGTCGCTGGAGATCGACGGCTACAACCGCGAACGTGCGATGCGACTGATCCGCAGCATGTACCACAACCTCGGCAAGATCTTCGACCTGTCCGAGCGCGAGAACATTCCGCCGCAACAGGCCGCCGACCGCATCGCCGAGGCGCGCATGCAGGCGATCGGCAAGCTCAAGCTGCCGCTGGGCCGCACCGCACCGCGCTCGATGGGCCATCTGCGCGGCGAGTGA